In Musa acuminata AAA Group cultivar baxijiao chromosome BXJ2-3, Cavendish_Baxijiao_AAA, whole genome shotgun sequence, the following proteins share a genomic window:
- the LOC103979994 gene encoding uncharacterized protein LOC103979994 isoform X2: MAEDAERMAALKRAFADVILNTAKESAVRILASERRVLQLQQSLSLAREESLDMLLRLKSIMDSKVRKIQKLEVQLGEAKGTINFLRSELKRLNSELDQRMDIQAEFPDGKSTGHNATSEKYNCKENIHNSDSHLYSKRGAKSVPNSDCCFTNGVTQDEPLNNLIAVDNYAGNPDLASIILSNKEPELYRNGCTQRIRAFERNQVSGKEFSIQIHDQVSDIKSETMMCENGKPERSHTKDFAMVKKPVCRRKRRVHCKKHIMKSTECGYHDMRHCRSLESSHSKFSMAANDHMSNIKNEPNMCENKKAERPWAIDFGMAEKIVRRKMRHQKRMRPAKCITYHDMQHYGLLGSNHSKVGENDKDRSAGNSQRPSGEAPLKTLDSCSPQMSGENQETTKDQKTKLNKFSNHRISGLLDGNRIMTRRSVLKLCNTCEDHTGGSHTSGSGATFQENSLKESLVLGTSEVIDDAVSDAVKNGTLLHEIMLSKEDDKLAEDLGTSITKEGHDDCKDEPCKPCGPAAVDRSDKILKYTFQRKRKRVSIDSKVDSTTLEGSMSKQRVEKDNAVLDPQKSSLLVESSRESRRLAQVARQLISLSERRW, translated from the exons ATGGCCGAGGATGCCGAG AGAATGGCGGCGCTGAAGCGGGCATTTGCGGATGTTATCTTGAACACGGCGAAGGAGTCGGCGGTTCGGATTCTGGCCTCGGAGCGGAGGGTGCTCCAGCTTCAGCAGAGTCTGTCGCTTGCCAGGGAAGAGTCACTGGACATGCTTCTCCGATTGAAGTCCATCATGGACTCCAAG GTAAGGAAAATTCAAAAACTTGAAGTTCAACTCGGTGAAGCAAAGGGTACAATAAATTTTCTTAGATCTGAACTGAAGAGATTGAATTCTGAATTGGATCAAAGGATGGATATTCAAGCTGAGTTTCCCGATGGGAAAAGCACAGGTCACAATGCCACTTCTGAGAAATATAATTGTAAAGAAAACATACATAATTCTGACTCACACCTGTACTCTAAAAGAGGAGCCAAAAGTGTACCGAATTCTGACTGCTGCTTCACCAACGGCGTGACACAAGATGAACCTTTGAATAATTTGATTGCAGTGGATAATTACGCTGGCAACCCTGACTTGGCATCAATAATACTGAGCAACAAAGAGCCAGAGCTTTATCGAAACGGATGCACCCAGAGGATTCGAGCTTTTGAGCGGAATCAAGTATCTGGGAAAGAGTTCTCTATACAAATCCATGACCAGGTCTCAGACATAAAGAGTGAAACAATGATGTGTGAGAATGGAAAACCTGAAAGGTCTCACACCAAAGATTTTGCTATGGTGAAGAAACCAGTGTGTCGTAGGAAACGAAGAGTGCATTGTAAAAAGCATATTATGAAGTCCACAGAATGTGGTTATCATGACATGCGACATTGTAGATCCCTGGAGAGTAGTCATTCTAAGTTTTCTATGGCGGCCAATGACCATATGTCAAACATAAAGAATGAACCAAACATGTGCGAGAATAAAAAAGCTGAAAGGCCCTGGGCCATAGATTTTGGTATGGCAGAAAAAATAGTAAGAAGAAAGATGCGGCATCAAAAACGCATGAGGCCTGCTAAATGTATTACTTATCATgacatgcaacattatggattgcTAGGTAGTAATCATTCCAAGGTTGGAGAAAATGACAAGGATAGATCTGCTGGTAATTCACAGAGGCCTAGCGGTGAAGCACCTCTAAAGACACTGGATTCTTGTTCACCTCAGATGTCTGGAGAAAATCAGGAAACAACAAAAGATCAAAAGACTAAGTTGAACAAATTTTCCAATCATAGAATCTCAGGGCTTTTAGATGGCAATAGAATAATGACAAGGAGATCTGTTCTGAAACTATGCAATACTTGTGAAGATCATACTGGTGGAAGCCATACTTCTGGTAGTGGAGCCACTTTTCAAGAAAATAGTCTAAAGGAATCTTTGGTACTAGGTACAAGTGAGGTGATTGATGATGCAGTTTCAGATGCTGTTAAAAATGGCACACTGCTACATGAGATAATGTTGTCAAAAGAAGATGATAAATTAGCAGAAGATTTGGGCACTTCTATAACAAAAGAGGGTCACGATGATTGTAAAGATGAACCTTGCAAGCCATGTGGACCTGCTGCTGTAGATCGAAGTGACAAAATCCTCAAATATACCTTTCAGAGGAAGCGGAAGAGGGTTTCTATAGATAGcaaagttgactctacaactttaGAGGGAAGCATGTCCAAGCAAAGAGTGGAGAAAGATAATGCTGTGCTGGACCCTCAGAAATCTAGCTTACTAGTGGAATCATCCAGAGAGAGTAGGAGACTGGCACAGGTTGCTCGACAG CTCATTTCCTTGTCTGAGAGGAGATGGTGA
- the LOC135608388 gene encoding plant UBX domain-containing protein 4-like isoform X1 → MGSRGGNKKPLGNRPTIRTLADLNRSSDHGSDSDSDGPQEYYTGGEKSGMLVQDPSKHGHNVDGIFEQARQMGAMQGPIEANHPSSSSRSFTGTGRLLSGETVPAAPQQPENIVHDIHFWTNGFTVNDGPLRRFDDPENAAFLESIMKSECPKELEPADRRSVVHVNLVRRAENCPEPARRLAPFQGAGRTLGSGSSNSSGSELADTATASSSTPSSSTGLAVDESKPSTTMQLRLADGTRMIARFNTQHTVANIRSFIDASRPGAPSSYQLQTVGFPPKQLNDPSKTIEEAGLANSVVIQKL, encoded by the exons ATGGGTTCTAGGGGAGGCAACAAGAAGCCGTTAGGGAACCGGCCGACCATCCGGACCCTCGCGGATCTGAATCGGAGCTCCGACCACGGCTCCGATAGCGACTCCGACGGGCCTCAGGAGTACTACACTGGCGGCGAGAAGAG TGGGATGCTGGTTCAAGATCCATCAAAACATGGTCATAATGTGGATGGCATATTTGAGCAAGCTAGGCAGATGGGAGCCATGCAAGGACCAATCGAGGCTAATCATCCATCATCAAGCTCAAGAAGTTTTACCGGAACTGGTAGACTCCTATCAGGTGAAACTGTCCCTGCTGCTCCCCAGCAACCTGAAAACATAGTGCATGATATCCACTTTTGGACCAATGGATTTACTGTTAATGATGGTCCATTGAGGAGGTTTGATGATCCTGAAAATGCAGCCTTCTTAGAG AGCATTATGAAGTCTGAATGCCCAAAAGAGCTCGAGCCAGCAGATAGGAGGTCCGTGGTACATGTCAATCTCGTAAGGAGGGCAGAAAATTGTCCT GAACCTGCGAGACGCCTTGCTCCATTTCAGGGCGCAGGTAGGACGCTAGGAAGTGGATCCTCAAACAGTTCTGGCAGTGAGCTTGCTGACACTGCCACAGCATCCAGTAGTACTCCCTCATCGTCCACAGGCCTGGCCGTTGACGAATCTAAGCCATCTACTACCATGCAGCTGAGGTTGGCGGACGGGACCAGGATGATTGCGCGTTTCAACACCCAACACACCGTAGCAAATATACGGTCTTTCATCGATGCATCAAGGCCCGGGGCACCAAGTTCTTACCAGCTACAAACGGTTGGTTTTCCACCCAAGCAGCTCAATGATCCGAGCAAGACGATCGAGGAAGCCGGCCTTGCTAATTCAGTTGTCATTCAGAAACTATAA
- the LOC135608391 gene encoding uncharacterized protein LOC135608391, with translation MASSTLKRWLRPEVYPLFAAVGVAVGICGFQLVRNICINPEVRVSKEGRAAGVLDNHAEGEKYAEHSLRKFVRNKNPEIMPAINNFFTRPETE, from the exons ATGGCGTCTTCCACCCTTAAACGTTGGTTGAGGCCCGAG GTCTACCCGCTGTTTGCGGCGGTCGGGGTGGCGGTGGGCATCTGCGGCTTCCAGCTTGTCCGCAACATCTGCATCAACCCGGAAGTCAG AGTTAGCAAGGAAGGCAGGGCTGCGGGAGTGCTGGATAACCATGCGGAGGGAGAGAAATATGCAGAGCATAGTCTCCGTAAATTCGTCCGGAACAAAAACCCAGAGATCATGCCAGCAATCAACAATTTCTTTACTAGGCCGGAAACAGAGTGA
- the LOC135581128 gene encoding uncharacterized protein LOC135581128 isoform X2, with translation MKSKDCVVRSRAPPDSPPLPHPTLSKELGRRPKEEEEEEEHRDEVGLDGSSFHGSEEGSPTHRSPLPGCPNNSISSGSSFGSSSRSISDAEVEEDDSEERREDKGEVEDWEAFADALSADEPNPNPVATIPESTAAPGNTIKDRGEGLEKPDAKQAVHRAWRPDDAFRPRSLPNLLKQRSFPASMERHYAAAGWAQHGILSKPSSCPICYEDLDPTDSSFLPCNCGFRLCLFCHKRILEVDGRCPGCRKHYAPAVGGEVGTVRGMPPSTLRLSRSCSMSSRT, from the exons A TGAAGAGCAAGGATTGCGTGGTGCGGAGCAGGGCACCTCCTGATTCTCCTCCTCTCCCTCATCCGACGCTCTCGAAGGAGTTAGGTCGCAGgccgaaggaagaggaggaggaggaggagcatcgGGATGAGGTGGGGCTTGATGGATCGAGCTTTCACGGCAGCGAGGAAGGTTCTCCGACTCACCGCAGCCCTCTTCCCGGATGCCCTAACAATAGTATTAGTAGCGGGAGCAGCTTTGGCTCCTCCTCGAGAAGCATCAGCGATGCCGAAGTGGAGGAAGATGATTCCGAGGAGAGACGAGAAGATAAAGGGGAAGTGGAGGATTGGGAGGCCTTTGCTGATGCGCTGTCTGCCGATGAACCCAACCCGAACCCCGTAGCAACCATCCCGGAATCTACCGCAGCACCCGGCAACACGATCAAGGATCGCGGTGAGGGCTTGGAAAAGCCGGATGCTAAGCAGGCGGTGCACAGGGCTTGGAGGCCAGATGATGCTTTCCGCCCACGGAGCCTGCCCAACCTCTTGAAGCAGCGGAGTTTCCCTGCCAGCATGGAGCGGCACTACGCCGCAGCTGGGTGGGCTCAGCATGGCATCCTCTCCAAACCATCTTCATGCCCCATCTGCTACGAGGACCTTGACCCGACTGACTCGAGCTTCCTCCCCTGTAACTGTGGCTTCCGCCTCTGCCTGTTCTGCCACAAGCGGATTCTTGAGGTAGACGGGCGGTGCCCCGGGTGCAGGAAGCATTATGCTCCTGCGGTGGGTGGTGAGGTGGGCACCGTGAGAGGAATGCCACCCTCGACTCTCCGCCTCTCTCGTTCTTGTAGCATGAGTTCAAGAACTTAG
- the LOC135608388 gene encoding plant UBX domain-containing protein 4-like isoform X2, which translates to MLVQDPSKHGHNVDGIFEQARQMGAMQGPIEANHPSSSSRSFTGTGRLLSGETVPAAPQQPENIVHDIHFWTNGFTVNDGPLRRFDDPENAAFLESIMKSECPKELEPADRRSVVHVNLVRRAENCPEPARRLAPFQGAGRTLGSGSSNSSGSELADTATASSSTPSSSTGLAVDESKPSTTMQLRLADGTRMIARFNTQHTVANIRSFIDASRPGAPSSYQLQTVGFPPKQLNDPSKTIEEAGLANSVVIQKL; encoded by the exons ATGCTGGTTCAAGATCCATCAAAACATGGTCATAATGTGGATGGCATATTTGAGCAAGCTAGGCAGATGGGAGCCATGCAAGGACCAATCGAGGCTAATCATCCATCATCAAGCTCAAGAAGTTTTACCGGAACTGGTAGACTCCTATCAGGTGAAACTGTCCCTGCTGCTCCCCAGCAACCTGAAAACATAGTGCATGATATCCACTTTTGGACCAATGGATTTACTGTTAATGATGGTCCATTGAGGAGGTTTGATGATCCTGAAAATGCAGCCTTCTTAGAG AGCATTATGAAGTCTGAATGCCCAAAAGAGCTCGAGCCAGCAGATAGGAGGTCCGTGGTACATGTCAATCTCGTAAGGAGGGCAGAAAATTGTCCT GAACCTGCGAGACGCCTTGCTCCATTTCAGGGCGCAGGTAGGACGCTAGGAAGTGGATCCTCAAACAGTTCTGGCAGTGAGCTTGCTGACACTGCCACAGCATCCAGTAGTACTCCCTCATCGTCCACAGGCCTGGCCGTTGACGAATCTAAGCCATCTACTACCATGCAGCTGAGGTTGGCGGACGGGACCAGGATGATTGCGCGTTTCAACACCCAACACACCGTAGCAAATATACGGTCTTTCATCGATGCATCAAGGCCCGGGGCACCAAGTTCTTACCAGCTACAAACGGTTGGTTTTCCACCCAAGCAGCTCAATGATCCGAGCAAGACGATCGAGGAAGCCGGCCTTGCTAATTCAGTTGTCATTCAGAAACTATAA
- the LOC103979994 gene encoding uncharacterized protein LOC103979994 isoform X1 — protein MAEDAERMAALKRAFADVILNTAKESAVRILASERRVLQLQQSLSLAREESLDMLLRLKSIMDSKINESEKSNLSQVRKIQKLEVQLGEAKGTINFLRSELKRLNSELDQRMDIQAEFPDGKSTGHNATSEKYNCKENIHNSDSHLYSKRGAKSVPNSDCCFTNGVTQDEPLNNLIAVDNYAGNPDLASIILSNKEPELYRNGCTQRIRAFERNQVSGKEFSIQIHDQVSDIKSETMMCENGKPERSHTKDFAMVKKPVCRRKRRVHCKKHIMKSTECGYHDMRHCRSLESSHSKFSMAANDHMSNIKNEPNMCENKKAERPWAIDFGMAEKIVRRKMRHQKRMRPAKCITYHDMQHYGLLGSNHSKVGENDKDRSAGNSQRPSGEAPLKTLDSCSPQMSGENQETTKDQKTKLNKFSNHRISGLLDGNRIMTRRSVLKLCNTCEDHTGGSHTSGSGATFQENSLKESLVLGTSEVIDDAVSDAVKNGTLLHEIMLSKEDDKLAEDLGTSITKEGHDDCKDEPCKPCGPAAVDRSDKILKYTFQRKRKRVSIDSKVDSTTLEGSMSKQRVEKDNAVLDPQKSSLLVESSRESRRLAQVARQLISLSERRW, from the exons ATGGCCGAGGATGCCGAG AGAATGGCGGCGCTGAAGCGGGCATTTGCGGATGTTATCTTGAACACGGCGAAGGAGTCGGCGGTTCGGATTCTGGCCTCGGAGCGGAGGGTGCTCCAGCTTCAGCAGAGTCTGTCGCTTGCCAGGGAAGAGTCACTGGACATGCTTCTCCGATTGAAGTCCATCATGGACTCCAAG ATTAATGAATCGGAAAAGTCCAATCTATCTCAGGTAAGGAAAATTCAAAAACTTGAAGTTCAACTCGGTGAAGCAAAGGGTACAATAAATTTTCTTAGATCTGAACTGAAGAGATTGAATTCTGAATTGGATCAAAGGATGGATATTCAAGCTGAGTTTCCCGATGGGAAAAGCACAGGTCACAATGCCACTTCTGAGAAATATAATTGTAAAGAAAACATACATAATTCTGACTCACACCTGTACTCTAAAAGAGGAGCCAAAAGTGTACCGAATTCTGACTGCTGCTTCACCAACGGCGTGACACAAGATGAACCTTTGAATAATTTGATTGCAGTGGATAATTACGCTGGCAACCCTGACTTGGCATCAATAATACTGAGCAACAAAGAGCCAGAGCTTTATCGAAACGGATGCACCCAGAGGATTCGAGCTTTTGAGCGGAATCAAGTATCTGGGAAAGAGTTCTCTATACAAATCCATGACCAGGTCTCAGACATAAAGAGTGAAACAATGATGTGTGAGAATGGAAAACCTGAAAGGTCTCACACCAAAGATTTTGCTATGGTGAAGAAACCAGTGTGTCGTAGGAAACGAAGAGTGCATTGTAAAAAGCATATTATGAAGTCCACAGAATGTGGTTATCATGACATGCGACATTGTAGATCCCTGGAGAGTAGTCATTCTAAGTTTTCTATGGCGGCCAATGACCATATGTCAAACATAAAGAATGAACCAAACATGTGCGAGAATAAAAAAGCTGAAAGGCCCTGGGCCATAGATTTTGGTATGGCAGAAAAAATAGTAAGAAGAAAGATGCGGCATCAAAAACGCATGAGGCCTGCTAAATGTATTACTTATCATgacatgcaacattatggattgcTAGGTAGTAATCATTCCAAGGTTGGAGAAAATGACAAGGATAGATCTGCTGGTAATTCACAGAGGCCTAGCGGTGAAGCACCTCTAAAGACACTGGATTCTTGTTCACCTCAGATGTCTGGAGAAAATCAGGAAACAACAAAAGATCAAAAGACTAAGTTGAACAAATTTTCCAATCATAGAATCTCAGGGCTTTTAGATGGCAATAGAATAATGACAAGGAGATCTGTTCTGAAACTATGCAATACTTGTGAAGATCATACTGGTGGAAGCCATACTTCTGGTAGTGGAGCCACTTTTCAAGAAAATAGTCTAAAGGAATCTTTGGTACTAGGTACAAGTGAGGTGATTGATGATGCAGTTTCAGATGCTGTTAAAAATGGCACACTGCTACATGAGATAATGTTGTCAAAAGAAGATGATAAATTAGCAGAAGATTTGGGCACTTCTATAACAAAAGAGGGTCACGATGATTGTAAAGATGAACCTTGCAAGCCATGTGGACCTGCTGCTGTAGATCGAAGTGACAAAATCCTCAAATATACCTTTCAGAGGAAGCGGAAGAGGGTTTCTATAGATAGcaaagttgactctacaactttaGAGGGAAGCATGTCCAAGCAAAGAGTGGAGAAAGATAATGCTGTGCTGGACCCTCAGAAATCTAGCTTACTAGTGGAATCATCCAGAGAGAGTAGGAGACTGGCACAGGTTGCTCGACAG CTCATTTCCTTGTCTGAGAGGAGATGGTGA
- the LOC135581128 gene encoding uncharacterized protein LOC135581128 isoform X1 — protein MDSDDGSHAAMSRDIGRRKRTNRSAKLKQCKLDARREQWLSQVKSKDCVVRSRAPPDSPPLPHPTLSKELGRRPKEEEEEEEHRDEVGLDGSSFHGSEEGSPTHRSPLPGCPNNSISSGSSFGSSSRSISDAEVEEDDSEERREDKGEVEDWEAFADALSADEPNPNPVATIPESTAAPGNTIKDRGEGLEKPDAKQAVHRAWRPDDAFRPRSLPNLLKQRSFPASMERHYAAAGWAQHGILSKPSSCPICYEDLDPTDSSFLPCNCGFRLCLFCHKRILEVDGRCPGCRKHYAPAVGGEVGTVRGMPPSTLRLSRSCSMSSRT, from the exons ATGGATTCAGATGACGGCTCCCACGCCGCTATGTCGCGCGACATCGGCAGGAGAAAGAGG ACCAACAGGTCCGCGAAATTGAAGCAGTGCAAACTCGATGCGAGGCGCGAGCAGTGGCTGTCGCAAG TGAAGAGCAAGGATTGCGTGGTGCGGAGCAGGGCACCTCCTGATTCTCCTCCTCTCCCTCATCCGACGCTCTCGAAGGAGTTAGGTCGCAGgccgaaggaagaggaggaggaggaggagcatcgGGATGAGGTGGGGCTTGATGGATCGAGCTTTCACGGCAGCGAGGAAGGTTCTCCGACTCACCGCAGCCCTCTTCCCGGATGCCCTAACAATAGTATTAGTAGCGGGAGCAGCTTTGGCTCCTCCTCGAGAAGCATCAGCGATGCCGAAGTGGAGGAAGATGATTCCGAGGAGAGACGAGAAGATAAAGGGGAAGTGGAGGATTGGGAGGCCTTTGCTGATGCGCTGTCTGCCGATGAACCCAACCCGAACCCCGTAGCAACCATCCCGGAATCTACCGCAGCACCCGGCAACACGATCAAGGATCGCGGTGAGGGCTTGGAAAAGCCGGATGCTAAGCAGGCGGTGCACAGGGCTTGGAGGCCAGATGATGCTTTCCGCCCACGGAGCCTGCCCAACCTCTTGAAGCAGCGGAGTTTCCCTGCCAGCATGGAGCGGCACTACGCCGCAGCTGGGTGGGCTCAGCATGGCATCCTCTCCAAACCATCTTCATGCCCCATCTGCTACGAGGACCTTGACCCGACTGACTCGAGCTTCCTCCCCTGTAACTGTGGCTTCCGCCTCTGCCTGTTCTGCCACAAGCGGATTCTTGAGGTAGACGGGCGGTGCCCCGGGTGCAGGAAGCATTATGCTCCTGCGGTGGGTGGTGAGGTGGGCACCGTGAGAGGAATGCCACCCTCGACTCTCCGCCTCTCTCGTTCTTGTAGCATGAGTTCAAGAACTTAG